From the Manis pentadactyla isolate mManPen7 chromosome 15, mManPen7.hap1, whole genome shotgun sequence genome, the window TAAGCAGAGAGCTTATAGGGGCCCCCAAATGCAAGGTCAGCACAGCGCCAGTGGAAGGGTCAGCGCTGGGGGTCTCCACGCCGGAGGGTCCCTGAGAGGCCCTGGCCTCCAAAGCGCACGCCATGCGTGGGGGCCAACTTCCTAGAAAGCTGCCCTCTCTCAGCAAAGGGGCTTCACAGTCGTTTCGTGCAACCACTACAGGTGTTTTCACGCTTCCAGGAACAGCGCCTGTGTAAACTACGTGAACGGAGCCCACGCAGGGCCGTCTTGGAGTGGCCTGTCCTGCTTTGGGACAAGTTCTGTGACAAGTAGTTACAGCTCAGGGTTTTGACACCAGATGTGTGCAAGGAACGGCAAAGGAGGGTGTGTGCAAGATGAACACCGCGTCTGGAACTGACCGCAGCAATGGTCCTGATTCCGAAGCTGGCCAGACCAGGGCAGGCACAGAGGGCTGTGTCCACACAGCCTCCAGGCTGCTGGAAGGCCTGCAGTGGCTATCTCTGGTGACCCGTATTGCTGACCCATTTCACTGATGCTGAAACTGAGGTCAGGATGAAATGCTGTCAAAACTCCAACAAGTCAGTAGAGAAACAGGAACTCAATGCAGGGTCCCAAGCCGACCCCCGACCTCCCAGAGCTCCCCCTGCACACACACTGCCCCCCCAACctgcctgggctgcagggacACTCAGCTTCCCACAGCCCTGCGCCCAGCCCCCGATGCCCCCACAGAGCAGGCAGTGGGGCTggcacaccccacacacaaccccTTATCAGGCCAGAGGGACAGACCCACTGTTCTATCACCAGCTTCCCTGAAGGAGGgttttatttttcccagaaaACTGCCACCAGGCCAAGGACAAACCCAGTCTCTACGACTGTCATTCGTGCCCCATGATGGGCCTCCGGACCAGGTCAGACTGGCTCTCGCTCTCTCTTGCTCAGTCTGCTTCCCGTCAGCtcctgacagacacacagacacacactgacgCTCCACAGCAAGTGCTGGGCAGCTGGCCGAGCCCCCAACAGGAGGGCAGGTGTCCTGGCCAGAGGCCGTATCGCTGAAGGACATACTGCTCCGTCCCCAGGGCGCCGGGCCCACAGCCCGGGTAGCCGCCCTGTGCCGAGGATGTGGGCCATCAGGCGGTCAGGGACTGAATGTTTTTCAGCATGTCCTCGAAGGCCTGCGGGGACGGGGCCTCCGCGTTCCGGAAGGCGGCCTGGACCCTGCTGTACAGGCTGAAGGATTTCAGCTCCAGCCAGATGAACCCGAAGCGGTCCTCGTCGAACAGGATGAAGACCCCGGGGGTGCGCTCAGGGCTGGTGAAGCCGTGGCCGGCGATGAGGCCAGTGCCGTAAAAACTGAAAAGGGGGGAAGGCCGAGGGAGGAGGGTGAGGGCTGGAAGGAGCCCATGGCTACCCCTGCTGCTTGCCGGCAGGCAGGAGGCCAGGAACCGGCAGGCAGTGCGGGGCTTGGCAGCGACCCCTCCTGGCTGCCCCGGAGCACACACCACCAGAGAGCAGCCCAGCCCCAGGTAGCAGAACTCTCAATCCCTAGGACCTTAGGTCAGCACGCAAGCCACTCAAATATCATCAACACTCATCGCCAcgcaagtgacagaaacccagAGGGCAGAATGTGTAAATACCCGCTACGGCCAAGCTTCAAGACCAGTACAAGACTGATGTTCATTCCCTGTCTTCCTTGCACGGAAGTGGGACTCCTGGCCAACGGTGAGCAGTTAGGGGCTGGCCACGCTATCTTCCTCCCTGTGGACAGGCCTCAGCTACGAGGACAGCAGGCTGAGCCCACGCAGGCTGTCCAAGGGAGAGTCCTCCTCATTGCATCACCCAGCCCCCCACCTTTGCCCGATCAGCTCTGTGGCACGAGGCGTCTGGAGGAGGCCTGGCAGTGCCGACAGCCCCGTCAGATGCCCCACAGTGAAAGACATGAGCCTCCACAGTGTGAAGGCACCTGTGCCCCAGGGCACACGGGACAGTGCCACCCACTCACACCAGGCGGGGACCCCCGGGGCAGCCATCGCGGAGCCGCtccgaccccacccccaccccccagcagcGTGGCCACGCCCGCCTGAACGCCAGGTCCTTACCACATCCTGCAGGTCCGGGGGTAGTCCTCGTTCCTGCAGCTCACACCCATGGGCAGCACAAACTGCTGCCCCTGCCCAGACTGGGCAGGCTGCTCAGCCGCCGCCGCCACTGCTCCTTCCCCTGGCCCCCTGCCCTTCTCGGTGGGTGGCTCTGCGCTGGGAGGTGCGGGGCCCCGGGGCTCTTGGGGGCTCTGATGGCCGCGGCCCTCGCCGCCGTCTGGCCCGGCTTCCCCCTGCTCCTGCCGCACCTGCTCGCGGACCTCCAGGACGAGACGGGAGAGCTCGTTGAAGTCGCGGAGGTTCTCGACGTCGGGCAGCTGGATGCGGTGCATGAGGTCGATCTCCACTGTCTGCTGCCCGGCGGGGATGTTGGGGTCACCCTGAGGAGCAGCGTCCAGTGGTCAGCAGGGCTCAGAGACCGGCAGGGACATGGCCTGCATGGTTTCCCGCCTCCATCAAGCCTCTGGCCCAACGAGCTCTCCCAGTGTTACCGATTCAGCCGCAACCCCTTGCCACGTACGAGTGTTTTAGAAGCCCTAGAAATCCAGTGCCTAGAGCAGGCAGCCGCACCTGCAAGGACACTGAGGGCAGGCAGGGCAGTGCCTAGGAACGGCCTCATGAGGGCACACAGGCACCCGGCACGGTGACCCACCTGCACCCGGGCCCTCGGGGGAGCAGGCTGTGGAACTGCCCTGAAGAGTGGGCCAAAAAGCCACGGACCCCCCCAGGCCCAGGCGGCAGGGCAGGCCTGACACAAGCCCAGACCAGCCTGCCTGGGACACAAACACCCCATGTCTAAACCCGCCGGTCTGCCAGGCCCTGTGGTCCCACATGGTCTGGAGCCCCTACAGAGCCCCATGTGCCAGGGCGTGCCCCGTTCTGGGCTTTCTTCTACAGGGGCCTTCCCTAAAGCTGGGGGGTCCTGGCCGATCCAGGCCTAAGAGAACGAGGCCCAGGTGCAGTCTGTCCAGGAGATTTGAGCGTGTCTGTCAGAAACACACCaatggctgtgcagacaggcaGACATGTGGGCATGGCACCCCAGGTGGGCAGCAAAGGCCTGCCTATTCAGGGTCCCCATCAGCTCAGCACCCTCCGGCTCCTTCCATGAGCTGAGGAGGCCAGAACAGCAGCAGGGCCCATGGGCCAACAGAGGACTTTCCAATGTGGTGGCACCTCACAGGTGGCTCCCTGCTGCCCCTGTGAGACCAGAATCTCTGGGGCCCAGGGATTTGAGTGTGTGGCTGGGGCTGAGCGCCATGGGGTAAAAAGCCACCTTGGAAATGCTCGCAACCCCCTGGAGACGTTGTGAGATGCAGGTCCTGGCTGAGTGGGCCCAGGGGGCCTCAGAATAGGCATCACCAAAAAGATCCCTGGCAGCGCGGCACCACAGGCCCAGGGCCCACCCAACAGCCAGGGTGCAGCCCACGCCCGGCTCCTCCATGCTGGTGTGAGCGGGTCCACGCAGTGCAGGCCCTGCCAGGCAGCCCAGGACGCACCGTTATCTTTGTGCCCCTGGCACGCTTCCCATGGAAGCTGAGCATGACGATTTCCAGgccgtggctgccgtaggtgcCCTTGAAGAGACCGGGTCTGATGAGGTCATCTGGGTGGCTGGGCGGGAGGTAGATGCGGCGGTAGGTCAGGCAGTTGCTGCGAGAGGAAAGGGTGGCATGAAGCCACAGCAGAGCCGCACGGGGGTCAGGTTCACATGCCTCCCTCCCGTGCTTCggagggagggcaggcagggtggACCCTGTGCTCCTGAGTCACAGACACTCGCAGCCCAGGCATGCACTACACACCTCACACCTCTAACCAGCAGGGCTCCACAGGGCTCCTCCGCTCCAGCAGGCACCCCAAGGCAAATGGAGTGGGGGGCTCTCAGAGGGAAGGAGATGCCGCCCCTGCCCCATTTCCTGGGACATTTACTGAACAAGGGGCTGAGCAAGGGCCACAGGAACAGGGCCCAAAGCAGAGCATGCACCTGAGAAAGCAGGCCTcccagggggcatggggagacaGCCCTGGGGCTGGGTACCCAGGCTGGGCCTGTTAGAGCACACTGCTGGGGGGTGAGCACGGTAAATCAGACAGGAAACAGACACCACGCTGGGGTGGGGAACAGGAACTATGCTCCCAGTACCCACAACGGGGGACTGAGCACCCAGCACCCAGAGAGGGGGACTGAGCCCCCAGCACCAACAGAGGGGGACTCGCCCCAGCACCCAGCGAGGGGGACTGAGCCCCAAGCACCCACAGAGGGGGACTCGCCCCAGCACCCAGAGAGGCCACACTTACTCGTACTGACTGGTGTAGATGAACTTCATCAGGATGAGCTCCTGCATGTGCTCGTGGAAAATATCCTCCAGTGTCCGGCCCCACTCCTCCCTGAGCCATGTCCGGAACTCCTTCCGAGAGAACAGAGCTGTGAAAACCGCCACGACACAGGGTGTGGGGAGCCACCCGTGGTGGTGCCGTGGGAACAAAGCAGCGCTTCAGAGCTGGGGTGACACCCTGGGCACCCCTACACTGGTGTCCCCCTGGGAGAACGGGACGGGAAGGGAGGCGGCATGCCTCCAGGGGAATGTGAGGGCTCCGGTCTCCCACTCTCCAGGGCGCACGGGCCCAGACTCCAGGAGGAAGCAACAGGGGCCACGGGGTCCACAGGCAGGGCTGGAGCCACAGCCCACCACGAGAGCTCCTGGGCAGCGGCTGTGTGGGCCTCACTGCTGTGCACCCCCAGGACAGAGGCGCCTGTGCCGGGCCTGCTCGCCAGGCTTCTGGGGGGGCACAAGCACAGGGGGGCTCGCCGGTCAGGCTGCCAGAGCAGCTTCCTGCAGCCGCCGAGGAGAAGCCGAGGAGCCAGACAGCACAGCCGGCGTGGGAGTGCAGGATTTTCCACTGGAAATGTGCCTTCCTGGTTATGTTGTCTGttcagtaactatttttataaaaagggAGCTTTTATGACCACCACATCCCCAAAACTCAGTAATTCATTACAGAATCAAATAATATGAAGGATATTTAATGCCTAATAGCTTGATTCTATACATTTAACTTCATGACACACAGTTCTAACTTGCTAATAACTCAGGGTAGTGTTTCTAATGACTATTTAGAATTAACTCTACAGAGGCAAAAGCACTTTATCAAACAATCAAAACTATAATTTGTCAACTTCTGGGGCTGAAGGAATCTCCTTAATGCTTCTTTGGGGCACAGGGCCAAGGGGACCAGGAGCCAGTGTTTCTCAGAGCACACGGCctccagggctgggaggggcatCCCCACAAGCCCCCTGTGGAGCCAAAGAGAGTGCCCTGGGCACTGGAGGGCCGGGGGCAGAGACGCCCCTCATCAGAGCCTGCTCGCCTTCCAGCCCTCACACCACTGGGGGTCTCCGGTCCCTCGGGAAGCTCCATCTGGCCCAGATTTTTAAGTGAGCAGCAACCATCAGGGCACAGGGCACCCGAATCCAGGCCCAGCCTACACAGCAGCCTTCAGGACCAGCAGCTCACGGCTTGTCCTCCCCGGGAGCCCGGAGCTCCTCACGGGTCTGAAGCCCCGGCTGGGAAGTGAAGACATTTCTGACTGTGAGCCATGAGTCCTGTCCCCCAACTCCCCCAGTGACGGGGATTGGCAGGGGGAGCAGCCACGAGACCTGGTAGCGGAGATGGACATTGTAGCCACGGCCAGACGGCAAGCTCCCCTGCCGCCGGACTCTGGGTGGCTCGTGGGGCACCAGGCACCTGCCCTCTGCTCCGCCTACAGTCAGCACCTCCCACCCCACCGCCTCTCCTGGCCGGGAGGAGACCCAAGTCCCTGGCAGACGCGCCGGGGACAGCGGGACGAGGCAAGAG encodes:
- the FBXO31 gene encoding F-box only protein 31 isoform X4, which encodes MYMPPHDPHVDDPMRFKPLFRIHLMERRSATVECMYGHRGPHNGHIQIVKMDEFSTKCNQTDHHRMPGGRQEEFRTWLREEWGRTLEDIFHEHMQELILMKFIYTSQYDNCLTYRRIYLPPSHPDDLIRPGLFKGTYGSHGLEIVMLSFHGKRARGTKITGDPNIPAGQQTVEIDLMHRIQLPDVENLRDFNELSRLVLEVREQVRQEQGEAGPDGGEGRGHQSPQEPRGPAPPSAEPPTEKGRGPGEGAVAAAAEQPAQSGQGQQFVLPMGVSCRNEDYPRTCRMCFYGTGLIAGHGFTSPERTPGVFILFDEDRFGFIWLELKSFSLYSRVQAAFRNAEAPSPQAFEDMLKNIQSLTA
- the FBXO31 gene encoding F-box only protein 31 isoform X1 — its product is MAVCARLCGVGPSRGCRRRQQRQGLAETAAADSEPDTDPEEERIEAGAAALSGAGVGRSAGPSPPPRCSLLELPPELLVEIFASLPGTDLPSLAQVCTKFRHILHTDTIWRRRCREEYGVCENLRKLEITGVSCRDVYAKRINPRVKSGRFMKILPDYEHMEYRDVYTCLLHRYRHILGLWQPDIGPYGGLLNVVVDGLFIIGWMYMPPHDPHVDDPMRFKPLFRIHLMERRSATVECMYGHRGPHNGHIQIVKMDEFSTKCNQTDHHRMPGGRQEEFRTWLREEWGRTLEDIFHEHMQELILMKFIYTSQYDNCLTYRRIYLPPSHPDDLIRPGLFKGTYGSHGLEIVMLSFHGKRARGTKITGDPNIPAGQQTVEIDLMHRIQLPDVENLRDFNELSRLVLEVREQVRQEQGEAGPDGGEGRGHQSPQEPRGPAPPSAEPPTEKGRGPGEGAVAAAAEQPAQSGQGQQFVLPMGVSCRNEDYPRTCRMCFYGTGLIAGHGFTSPERTPGVFILFDEDRFGFIWLELKSFSLYSRVQAAFRNAEAPSPQAFEDMLKNIQSLTA
- the FBXO31 gene encoding F-box only protein 31 isoform X3, which codes for MAVCARLCGVGPSRGCRRRQQRQGLAETAAADSEPDTDPEEERIEAGAAALSGAGVGRSAGPSPPPRCSLLELPPELLVEIFASLPGTDLPSLAQVCTKFRHILHTDTIWRRRCREVLHRYRHILGLWQPDIGPYGGLLNVVVDGLFIIGWMYMPPHDPHVDDPMRFKPLFRIHLMERRSATVECMYGHRGPHNGHIQIVKMDEFSTKCNQTDHHRMPGGRQEEFRTWLREEWGRTLEDIFHEHMQELILMKFIYTSQYDNCLTYRRIYLPPSHPDDLIRPGLFKGTYGSHGLEIVMLSFHGKRARGTKITGDPNIPAGQQTVEIDLMHRIQLPDVENLRDFNELSRLVLEVREQVRQEQGEAGPDGGEGRGHQSPQEPRGPAPPSAEPPTEKGRGPGEGAVAAAAEQPAQSGQGQQFVLPMGVSCRNEDYPRTCRMCFYGTGLIAGHGFTSPERTPGVFILFDEDRFGFIWLELKSFSLYSRVQAAFRNAEAPSPQAFEDMLKNIQSLTA
- the FBXO31 gene encoding F-box only protein 31 isoform X2: MAVCARLCGVGPSRGCRRRQQRQGLAETAAADSEPDTDPEEERIEAGAAALSGAGVGRSAGPSPPPRCSLLELPPELLVEIFASLPGTDLPSLAQVCTKFRHILHTDTIWRRRCREEYGVCENLRKLEITGVSCRDVYAKLLHRYRHILGLWQPDIGPYGGLLNVVVDGLFIIGWMYMPPHDPHVDDPMRFKPLFRIHLMERRSATVECMYGHRGPHNGHIQIVKMDEFSTKCNQTDHHRMPGGRQEEFRTWLREEWGRTLEDIFHEHMQELILMKFIYTSQYDNCLTYRRIYLPPSHPDDLIRPGLFKGTYGSHGLEIVMLSFHGKRARGTKITGDPNIPAGQQTVEIDLMHRIQLPDVENLRDFNELSRLVLEVREQVRQEQGEAGPDGGEGRGHQSPQEPRGPAPPSAEPPTEKGRGPGEGAVAAAAEQPAQSGQGQQFVLPMGVSCRNEDYPRTCRMCFYGTGLIAGHGFTSPERTPGVFILFDEDRFGFIWLELKSFSLYSRVQAAFRNAEAPSPQAFEDMLKNIQSLTA